In the genome of Streptomyces sp. 846.5, the window CGGCGAGGACGACGACGAAGAAGAGGACGAGCCAGCGGGCCACCACGCCCGCAAACACGCTTGACCTCTTCGAGCCGACCGAAGAGCCGATCCGGTGCCGACCGGGTCGGCCCTTCGGCGTATCCGAACGCCGAAGGCGGCTGAGCATGGGTTCGTGACGTGGACGGGGGCGCTGCCGTGACCGGCCGCGCCCCTCGTGCCCCCAACTCTCCTACTCCGCGTACGCGCCGTACAGAGCTGCGCCGCCGTCCGACCAGTCGCCGCCGCGTTCGACGATGTCGCCGAGCGGCCAGGCCTCGACGTCGCGGTCGGCCAGGACCGCCAGCACGGTGTCCACCGACTCGGCCGGGACCACGGCGACCATGCCGATGCCCATGTTCAGGGTCTTCTCGATCTCCAGGGTCTGCATCCGGCCCACCTGGGCCACGGTCTGGAACACCGGCAGCGGCGTCCAGGTGCCCCGGTCCAGCCGGGCGTGCAGGCCCTCGGGGATGACCCGGGCCAGGTTGGCGGCCAGACCGCCTCCGGTGACGTGCGAGAAGGCGTGGATCTCGGTGGCCCGGATCAGCGCCAGGCAGTCCAGCGAGTAGATCCTGGTCGGCTCCAGCAGCTCCTCGCCGAGGGTCCGGCCGAACTCCTCGACCTTGCGGTCCAGCTTCCAGCCGGCCTGGTTCAGCAGCACGTGCCGGACCAGCGAGTAGCCGTTGGAGTGCAGCCCGGAGGCGGCCATGGCGATGACCACGTCACCGGCCCGCACCCGCTCGGCGCCCAGCAGCGCGTCGGCCTCGACCACGCCGGTGCCGGCGCCGGCGACGTCGTACTCGTCCGGGCCGAGCAGCCCGGGGTGCTCGGCGGTCTCGCCGCCGACCAGGGCGCAGCCGGCCAGCACGCAGCCCTCGGCGATGCCCTTGACGATCTGGGCGACCCGCTCGGGGTGGACCTTGCCGACGCAGATGTAGTCGGTCATGAACAGCGGCTCGGCGCCGCACACCACCAGGTCGTCCACGACCATGCCGACCAGGTCGTGGCCGATGGTGTCGTGCTTGTCCATGGCGGCGGCAAGGGCGACCTTGGTGCCCACGCCGTCGGTCGCGGAGGCGAGCAGGGGGCGCTCGTACCGCTTCAGCGCGCTGGCGTCGAACAGCCCGGCGAAGCCGCCCAGGCCGCCGACGACCTCGGGCCTGGTGGCCTTGGAGACCCACTGCTTCATCAGCTCGACGGCGAGGTCGCCGTTCTCGATGGAGACTCCGGCGGCGGCATAGGTGGCGCCGCTGCCGGGGGTGGTCTGGTCGCTCATCAGAACGGCCCTTTCAACACTGCGGCGCGAAGCGCCTCGAATAGGGGTGGTGGTCGGGAGGGGGCACCCCCGGACGGAGTTTGGGGGAGGGTGGGCGAAATTCAGGGGCGGCGCAGGGCGTCGGCGGCGCCGATGCCGCCGAGCATGGACTGCACGCCGTCGGCGTCGCTGCGGTTCTTCCCGGCGTTGCGCACCCCGGGAGCGCGGCCCGCCGAGGCGATCTCCGCCTCCAGCAGGTGCTTGCCGAGCAGCTGCGGGTCGGGCAGCTCCATCGGGTACTCGCCGTCGAAGCAGGCGCAGCAGAGCCGTTCCTTGGGCTGGTCGGTCGCCTCGACCATGCCCTCGGTGCTGATGAAGGCGAGCGAGTCCGCGCCCAGCGAGGCGCCGATCTCGTCCACCGACAGGCCGTTCGCTATCAACTCGGCCCGGGTGGCGAAGTCGATGCCGAAGAAGCAGGGCCACTTGATCGGCGGCGAGGAGATCCGGATGTGCACCTCGGCGGCGCCGGCCTCGCGCAGCATCCGGACCAGGGCGCGCTGGGTGTTGCCGCGGACGATCGAGTCGTCCACGACGACCAGCCGCTTGCCCTTGATGACGTCCTTCAGCGGGTTCAGCTTGAGCCGGATGCCGAGCTGCCGGATGGTCTGGTTGGGCTGGATGAAGGTGCGCCCGACGTAGGCGTTCTTCACCAGGCCCGAGCCGTAGGGGATGCCGCTGGCCTCGGCGTAGCCGATGGCGGCCGGGGTGCCCGACTCCGGAGTCGCTATCACCAGGTCGGCCTCGGCCGGGGCCTCCTTGGCCAGCCGGCGGCCCATCTCGACCCGGGAGAGGTGCACATTGCGCCCGGCGATGGTGGTGTCCGGACGGGCCAGGTAGACGTACTCGAAGACGCAGCCCTTGGGCTTGGACTCGGCGAAGCGGGAGCTGCGCAGGCCGTTCTCGTCCACGGCGATGAGCTCGCCCGGCTCGACCTCGCGGATGAACGAGGCGCCGACGATGTCCAGCGCGGCCGTCTCGGAGGCGACGACCCAGCCACGCTCCAGGCGGCCCAGCACCAGCGGGCGGATGCCCTGCGGGTCGCGGGCCGCGTAGAGGGTCTGCTCGTCCATGAAGACCAGCGAGAAGGCGCCCTTGACCTGGGGCAGGATCTGCCGGGCGGTCTCCTCGATCGACAGGTCCGGGTAGCCGGCCAGCAGCGCCGTCACCAGGTCGGTGTCATTGGTGACCGCGGAGCGGCCGGAACGGGAGACGTGCTGCTCGCCGGGGAGCCGGGCGACCATCTCCGCCAGCTCGGCGGTGTTGACCAGGTTGCCGTTGTGGCCGAGGGCCAGCGAGCCCTGGGCGGTGGCCCGGAAGGTCGGCTGGGCGTTCTCCCACACCGAGGAGCCGGTGGTGGAGTAGCGGCAGTGGCCGACGGCGATGTGGCCGAGCAGCGAGCCGAGGGAGGTCTCGTCGAAGACCTGGGAGACCAGGCCCATGTCCTTGTAGACCAGGATCTGGGAGCCGTTGCTCACTGCGATGCCCGCGGACTCCTGTCCGCGGTGCTGCAGGGCGTACAGCCCGAAATAGGTGAGTTTGGCGACCTCTTCACCGGGGGCCCAGACACCGAAGACACCGCAGGCGTCCTGGGGGCCCTTCTCGCCGGGAAGGAGGTCATGGCTGAGTCGTCCGTCACCGCGTGGCACGCCACCGAGTCTAGGGCAGTCCGGCGGCATCGGCCGAACAGGGGACAGCCGCAGGTTACGCAGCGGATCGCTGACGCGCGTAGATTTCGGGCGAAACGGATCAGCCCATCACCGGGAGTAGCGAGGAAAGATCACTGCGCTCCCCCGAGGCCGTGAGTTGCGCCACGTCCAGCAGCTCCGACCAGGCGACCCGGCCGGTCGCCAGCCGGATCCAGGGCAGCGGCGCCGTCTCGACCACATTGGGCGGGGTGCCCCGGGTGTGGCGGGGGCCGGCCACGCACTGGACCACGGCGAACGGCGGGATGCGCAGCTCCACGGAGCCGCCGGGGGCCTGCGCGGCCAGGGCGTCGGCGAGCAGCCGGGTGGCGGCGGCCAGCGCCTGCCGGTCGTGCGGGATCTCGGTGCCCAGGGCGTCGGCGAGGTCGTCGCCGTGGACGACGGTCTCCAGGAGGCGGGTGACCAGATAGTCGGAGAGCAGCATCGGGCCGTAGCGGGTGGGCAGGGCCAGGCCGGGGGCGTGCTCCTCGGTGAGGGTCTTCGACAGGAGGTCGGCGGCGCGGTCGAACTCGGCGGCGACCTGGTCCGGGCTGCCGCCGAAGGCGTCGGCCGCGTACTCCCGGACGCCCTCGTCGATCGCCGCTGCGGCGCTGCGGGTGCCGGTGACCCAGGAGGTCAGTGAGAGCAGCTCGGCGCCGGCCGGGACGTCGGCGCCGAGGTTCTTCGGCACCCAGTCCAGGACGAAGCCCAGATGGGCCACCAGCTCCCTGACCCGCCACCCGCCGAGGCGGGTGGGCCGGGCCAGCAGCGCCTCGGCCGCGTCGTCCGCGCACAGGCTGTGGACGGCGGCGCGGAGCACCTCCGTCTGGGCGGCGAGGGCGGCCCGGGTGCGGGCGGGGTGGTAGCTGCGGGCCCGGGGCTTGCGGTCGGCTGGCGGCATATGAGCGAGACTAGGTCCGAATCCCGCTTGCCACCAGGACATTGGGGCATGGACGCTGCTGTCATGACCGCCGAACCCGCAGTCCGGACCAGCACCGACGTACCCGTGCCCGGTCCGACCACCCCCACCCGCCGACAGACGCTGCTCGCCTCGGCCGCCGCCGGGACCACCGTGGTGCTGTGGGCCTCGGCCTTCGTCGGGATCCGCGCGGCGGGCCATGCGCTGGCTCCGGGACCGCTGGCGCTGGCGCGGCTGCTGGTCGGCAGCCTGGTGCTCGGCGCGATGGTCGCCGTCCGGCGCGAGCCGTTCCCGGCCCGCCGGGACTGGCCCGGGATCGTCGCCTGCGGGGTGCTCTGGTTCGGGCTCTACAACGTGGGCCTGAACGCTGCTGAGCGGCTGGTGGACGCCGGGACGGCGGCGATGCTGGTGGGCGTCGGGCCGATCCTGATCGCGCTGATCGCGGGCGTGGTGCTGCGGGAGGGGTTCCCCAGGGCGCTGGTGCTCGGGATGCTGCTCTCCTTCGGCGGCCTGGTCGTTATCGGCCTGTCCTCCGGCGGCGGTGGCGGCTCGGTCGGCTGGGGCGCGCTGCTCTGCTTTGTCGCCGCGCTGGCGTACGCCAGCTCCGTGGTGATCCAGAAGCCGCTGCTGGCCCGGGTGTCGGCGCTCCAGGTGACCTTCCTGGCCTGCAC includes:
- the purM gene encoding phosphoribosylformylglycinamidine cyclo-ligase; this encodes MSDQTTPGSGATYAAAGVSIENGDLAVELMKQWVSKATRPEVVGGLGGFAGLFDASALKRYERPLLASATDGVGTKVALAAAMDKHDTIGHDLVGMVVDDLVVCGAEPLFMTDYICVGKVHPERVAQIVKGIAEGCVLAGCALVGGETAEHPGLLGPDEYDVAGAGTGVVEADALLGAERVRAGDVVIAMAASGLHSNGYSLVRHVLLNQAGWKLDRKVEEFGRTLGEELLEPTRIYSLDCLALIRATEIHAFSHVTGGGLAANLARVIPEGLHARLDRGTWTPLPVFQTVAQVGRMQTLEIEKTLNMGIGMVAVVPAESVDTVLAVLADRDVEAWPLGDIVERGGDWSDGGAALYGAYAE
- the purF gene encoding amidophosphoribosyltransferase, which gives rise to MPRGDGRLSHDLLPGEKGPQDACGVFGVWAPGEEVAKLTYFGLYALQHRGQESAGIAVSNGSQILVYKDMGLVSQVFDETSLGSLLGHIAVGHCRYSTTGSSVWENAQPTFRATAQGSLALGHNGNLVNTAELAEMVARLPGEQHVSRSGRSAVTNDTDLVTALLAGYPDLSIEETARQILPQVKGAFSLVFMDEQTLYAARDPQGIRPLVLGRLERGWVVASETAALDIVGASFIREVEPGELIAVDENGLRSSRFAESKPKGCVFEYVYLARPDTTIAGRNVHLSRVEMGRRLAKEAPAEADLVIATPESGTPAAIGYAEASGIPYGSGLVKNAYVGRTFIQPNQTIRQLGIRLKLNPLKDVIKGKRLVVVDDSIVRGNTQRALVRMLREAGAAEVHIRISSPPIKWPCFFGIDFATRAELIANGLSVDEIGASLGADSLAFISTEGMVEATDQPKERLCCACFDGEYPMELPDPQLLGKHLLEAEIASAGRAPGVRNAGKNRSDADGVQSMLGGIGAADALRRP
- a CDS encoding maleylpyruvate isomerase family mycothiol-dependent enzyme; translation: MPPADRKPRARSYHPARTRAALAAQTEVLRAAVHSLCADDAAEALLARPTRLGGWRVRELVAHLGFVLDWVPKNLGADVPAGAELLSLTSWVTGTRSAAAAIDEGVREYAADAFGGSPDQVAAEFDRAADLLSKTLTEEHAPGLALPTRYGPMLLSDYLVTRLLETVVHGDDLADALGTEIPHDRQALAAATRLLADALAAQAPGGSVELRIPPFAVVQCVAGPRHTRGTPPNVVETAPLPWIRLATGRVAWSELLDVAQLTASGERSDLSSLLPVMG
- a CDS encoding DMT family transporter, with product MDAAVMTAEPAVRTSTDVPVPGPTTPTRRQTLLASAAAGTTVVLWASAFVGIRAAGHALAPGPLALARLLVGSLVLGAMVAVRREPFPARRDWPGIVACGVLWFGLYNVGLNAAERLVDAGTAAMLVGVGPILIALIAGVVLREGFPRALVLGMLLSFGGLVVIGLSSGGGGGSVGWGALLCFVAALAYASSVVIQKPLLARVSALQVTFLACTVGAVACLPFAPALVREAGHAHASAVAWAVYLGALPTAVAFTTWAYALARTSAGRLGVTTYLVPPISVLLGWLVLGEVPGWTALVGGVLCLSGVAVSRLRLERRPS